From the Streptomyces pluripotens genome, one window contains:
- a CDS encoding phytoene/squalene synthase family protein produces the protein MTARELDAAGVTDPELRAAYTRCRELNARHGRTYFLATRLLTPGQRPAVHALYGFARWADDIVDSLDDTAGPDVRAAALDRLAADLARGLAGGTGAEPVVRALADTAHRYAIDHRHLTDFLASMRSDLTVTDYATYAELRGYMHGSAAVIGLQMLPVLGTPGPREEAEPYAAELGVAFQLTNFLRDVGEDLDRGRVYIPQDVLAAHGVHRDLLHHCRDTGTTDHRVTAAFEEFASLTRAAYRRAAPGVALLDPVSQPCIRTAFVLYGGILDAVAATGYAVLRHRAVVPRRRRALVAADGLIRLAAARTAARRTRGRPAPAAVPPVHRTAHAPVRHEEIV, from the coding sequence ATGACCGCCCGGGAGCTGGACGCCGCCGGCGTCACCGACCCGGAGCTCCGCGCCGCGTACACCCGCTGTCGCGAGCTGAACGCACGGCACGGCCGCACCTACTTCCTCGCCACCCGGCTGCTCACCCCCGGCCAACGCCCTGCCGTGCACGCGCTGTACGGCTTCGCCCGCTGGGCCGACGACATCGTCGACTCCCTCGACGACACCGCCGGCCCGGACGTCCGCGCCGCTGCCCTCGACCGGCTGGCCGCCGACCTCGCCCGCGGCCTGGCCGGCGGCACGGGTGCCGAACCGGTGGTGCGGGCACTCGCCGACACCGCGCACCGGTACGCCATCGACCACCGCCACCTCACCGACTTCCTCGCCTCCATGCGCAGCGACCTGACGGTCACCGACTACGCCACCTACGCCGAGCTGCGCGGCTACATGCACGGCTCGGCCGCCGTCATCGGCCTGCAGATGCTGCCCGTCCTCGGCACCCCGGGCCCGCGCGAGGAAGCCGAGCCCTACGCGGCCGAACTGGGCGTTGCCTTCCAGCTCACCAACTTCCTGCGGGACGTGGGGGAGGACCTGGACCGCGGACGGGTCTACATCCCCCAGGACGTCCTGGCCGCCCACGGCGTCCACCGCGACCTGTTGCACCACTGCCGCGACACCGGCACTACCGACCACCGGGTCACGGCGGCGTTCGAGGAGTTCGCGTCGCTCACCCGCGCCGCCTACCGTCGCGCCGCGCCCGGCGTGGCCCTGCTCGACCCGGTTTCCCAGCCCTGCATCCGCACCGCGTTCGTCCTGTACGGCGGCATCCTGGACGCGGTCGCCGCCACCGGGTACGCCGTGCTCCGCCATCGCGCCGTGGTGCCTCGGCGGCGCCGGGCGCTGGTCGCGGCCGACGGCCTGATCCGGCTGGCCGCCGCCCGCACCGCCGCCCGCAGGACCCGCGGCCGGCCCGCACCGGCCGCCGTACCGCCCGTGCACCGCACCGCC
- the crtI gene encoding phytoene desaturase family protein: MSRSLKGPTDHVVVVGAGLAGLSAALHLLGAGRRVTVVERDAGPGGRAGRIERAGYRIDTGPTVLTMPEVADEAFAAVGASMYDRIDLMPLHPAYRASFADGATLDVHTDADAMEAEVERFAGPAEAAGYHRLRQWLTELYRAERHRFLDADFDSARQLLGPDLVRLAVLGGFGRWESAVARHLRDERLRRVFTFQALYAGVPPTRALAAYAVIAYMDTVAGVYFPRGGMHALPRAMAEAAEEAGAVLHYGRPVTSLERLGDRITAVITDEGRIPCDAVVLTPELPAAYRLLGRTPRRPVRLRHAPSAVVLHAGCDRTWPQLAHHTLSFGHAWRRTFDELTRTGELMSDPSLLITRPTATDPALAPPGRHLHYILAPCPHTGLGPGLADWHDLGPRYRDGLLRELERRGLDGIAASIEEECLVTPADWTAQGHAAGTPFSAAHSMAQTGPFRPRNLVRGTTNAVLAGCGTTPGVGVPPVLLSGKLAAARLTGVTSGTRAGRTTASRGIRTPGSPQGARP, translated from the coding sequence GTGAGTCGATCCCTGAAGGGACCCACCGACCACGTGGTGGTCGTCGGCGCCGGGCTCGCCGGCCTGTCCGCCGCCCTGCACCTCCTCGGCGCGGGCCGCCGGGTGACCGTCGTCGAACGCGACGCCGGTCCCGGCGGGCGTGCCGGCCGGATCGAGCGCGCCGGCTATCGCATCGACACCGGTCCCACCGTACTGACCATGCCGGAGGTCGCGGACGAGGCGTTCGCCGCGGTCGGCGCGTCGATGTACGACCGCATCGATCTGATGCCGCTGCACCCGGCCTACCGCGCGTCCTTCGCTGACGGCGCTACGCTCGACGTGCACACCGACGCCGACGCGATGGAGGCGGAGGTGGAACGCTTCGCCGGCCCGGCCGAAGCAGCCGGCTACCACCGGCTGCGGCAGTGGCTGACCGAGCTGTACCGGGCCGAGCGACACCGTTTCCTCGACGCCGACTTCGACTCCGCCCGGCAGCTGCTCGGTCCCGACCTGGTGCGGCTCGCCGTGCTCGGCGGCTTCGGACGCTGGGAGTCAGCCGTGGCCCGCCATCTGCGCGACGAGCGGCTGCGCCGTGTCTTCACCTTCCAGGCCCTCTACGCGGGCGTGCCCCCGACGCGCGCCCTCGCCGCCTATGCGGTCATCGCCTACATGGACACCGTCGCCGGCGTGTACTTCCCGCGCGGTGGCATGCACGCCCTGCCGCGTGCGATGGCCGAGGCGGCCGAGGAGGCCGGCGCCGTCCTCCACTACGGCCGGCCCGTCACCTCACTGGAACGCTTAGGCGACCGGATCACCGCCGTGATCACCGACGAGGGACGCATCCCCTGCGACGCCGTCGTCCTGACCCCGGAACTGCCGGCGGCCTACCGCCTCCTCGGCCGCACCCCGCGCCGCCCGGTGCGGCTGCGGCACGCCCCCTCGGCCGTCGTCCTGCACGCCGGCTGTGACCGCACCTGGCCCCAACTGGCCCACCACACCCTGTCCTTCGGACACGCCTGGCGGCGCACCTTCGACGAACTCACCCGCACCGGCGAGCTGATGAGCGACCCCTCCCTGCTGATCACCCGTCCCACCGCCACCGACCCCGCGCTGGCTCCGCCAGGCCGGCACCTGCACTACATCCTCGCCCCCTGCCCGCATACCGGCCTCGGCCCCGGGCTCGCCGACTGGCACGACCTCGGCCCTCGCTACCGCGACGGCCTGCTACGCGAGCTGGAACGCCGGGGACTCGACGGCATCGCCGCGTCGATCGAGGAGGAGTGCCTGGTCACCCCGGCCGACTGGACGGCGCAGGGCCACGCGGCCGGTACCCCCTTCTCCGCCGCGCACAGCATGGCCCAGACCGGCCCGTTCCGCCCCCGCAATCTGGTGCGCGGCACCACCAACGCCGTCCTCGCCGGCTGCGGCACCACGCCTGGCGTCGGAGTACCGCCCGTCCTGCTGTCGGGCAAGCTCGCTGCCGCTCGCCTCACCGGTGTCACCAGCGGGACCCGCGCCGGCCGCACCACCGCCTCCCGGGGCATCCGGACCCCGGGTTCTCCCCAAGGAGCCCGCCCATGA